The Skermanella rosea sequence TCCGACGCGGAGATCCGCCGCGATGCCGACGCCCTGCTGGCGCGCTCGCTGGCGGCCCGGGTTCGCGACCTGATCCTCTACTGGGACGAAAGCCTGACCCTGCGGGAAGCGATCGGATCCGGCGAGCGGGTCGCCTCCCGCGAGGACGCGCCGTCCCTGCACCGCGACCACCTGCCCGCCGCCCTGTCCGGCGCCGCGGCGTCGGTCGCCGTCCTGCTCTGCACCGGCTTCTGGATCGCTACCGGGTGGTCGCACGGTTATCTCGCCGCGATGATGGCGGGCGTCGGCGCCAGCCTGTTCGCGACGCTCGACAATCCCGCCGGAGCCGCCGCCAAGTTCCTGAACCTCGCGATCGTCGCCATGCTGCTCGCCGGCGGCTACCTGCTGTTCGTCCTGCCGGCGGTCACCAGCTTCCCGATGCTGGTCGTAGCGCTGGCGCCCGTCTTCATCCCGCTGGCCGCCGCCATCGCCGTGCCGATCCACATACCGGTGGCCCTGCCGGTCCTCCTGACGACCGCCGCCACCCTGGCGCTCCAGAACACCTACACCATCGACTTCGCCGAGTTCCTGAACGGCGGTATCGCCCAGGTGGTCGGCCTCGGCTCGGCGGTCGTGGCGCTGTCGCTGACCCGCTCGCTGGGTGCGGACTGGACCGTCGGCAGGCTGATGCAGGCCGTCCGGCGCGACCTGGCCCGGCTGGCGGGAGGCGACGCCACGCTCGACCGCCGCCGGTTCGAAGGCCGCATGTACGACCGCCTGAGCGGCCTCGTGCCCCGGCTGGCCCTGGTCTCGGCCAAGCCGGAGGGGCAGCACCTGATGCGCGACGCGCTGGCCGGGCTGCGCGTCGGCCTCAATCTGCTGGCGCTGCGCCGCGACCGCGACCTGCTCCCGGCGGAGGCGGCGGCCGAACTGTCGCGCGTGCTGGCCGCACTCCGCGGCCACTTCGCCGAGGCCAGCGGCGACCGGTCGATGGACGACCTCCGCACGGGCCTGGACGGTGCCTTGACCCGCCTGTCCGCGATGGAGACGGGACCGGCCGGGACCGAAGTGCTGCT is a genomic window containing:
- a CDS encoding FUSC family protein, which encodes MFLLDPRNLLFAAKAYGAAMLALYIAFAMDLPHPSWSMLTVFVVAQPLAGMVQSKAAYRVLGTIVGSSFAVFAITAFNGSPELLSLVLALWVGVCVYATVLEKTPRSYAFMLAGYTAGFVAFPIVDTPAIIFETAIARCQEIILGILCMVLVSQVVFPQRVGPQLMGRLDAWLADAGRWSSDVLTERTAGTAGEADRHRLIVNAAALDALRVHASYDTPELRGAEAGIRRLQRRLQMLLSNAVSIQDRLRTLHRTRPDLAEAWHPLLADAASWIDGSAGSDRPGRQVARDALLSRIDAAAPSDAEIRRDADALLARSLAARVRDLILYWDESLTLREAIGSGERVASREDAPSLHRDHLPAALSGAAASVAVLLCTGFWIATGWSHGYLAAMMAGVGASLFATLDNPAGAAAKFLNLAIVAMLLAGGYLLFVLPAVTSFPMLVVALAPVFIPLAAAIAVPIHIPVALPVLLTTAATLALQNTYTIDFAEFLNGGIAQVVGLGSAVVALSLTRSLGADWTVGRLMQAVRRDLARLAGGDATLDRRRFEGRMYDRLSGLVPRLALVSAKPEGQHLMRDALAGLRVGLNLLALRRDRDLLPAEAAAELSRVLAALRGHFAEASGDRSMDDLRTGLDGALTRLSAMETGPAGTEVLLSLFGIRQALVHFQRPA